Genomic segment of Leuconostoc mesenteroides subsp. mesenteroides:
TAGCATTAATAGTCAATTTTTGATTACCATTCACAACGGTACTAATTTTGTAAGCAGCTTTATTGGTTTTGATGTGACTTTTACTATGTGCCTTTACTAATGATGTTTTCTTTTTTGTATCAAATAGATCATTAGTTATCATTTGAGATGTTTTTAATTGATTATCTGAACTTAAAAACATTTTTCTAAATGCCGAATAATTACCTTTATACTTTATATCATTACTAACGTGGTTAATATACCCCCAGTTGCCCATCCATCCGAAGCCAAGCAATTCTTCATTATTTTCCTGATAATTGTGTGCCGCGTAATAGTCAGTCCCAAAATCAACACGTTCTGGATCAGTTTCGGCTTCAAACTGGCCGTTTTTTAATTGGCCAACAACATAGTATGAACCAGTACTTTTTTGAAAATCATCAGCGAAACCATTAGCACCAAAAAATAAAATCCATTGCCTTTGATTATTATTTTTTTGATAAATTGGCTGTAATTCAGGAACTTCTAAAGTACCCAAATCTCGTGGTGAATAAAAACTATCTGTGTACTGCCAGGTTGTGCCGTTGTTAGAAGTATAAAATCCAATTTTCATAAGATTATTATCATCCGCCTCAGCTACAGTCATAACAAATTGCTTGGCTTTAAAATCATATATCACATGAGGGTCTCGAAAATCTTTTCTTTTTTTATATGGTTTTGCCACTGGCTTACCATTATTGGCGACTTGCCAATTTTCACCCTGATTAGTCGAATACCACATATAAGTCCATTGATTTCCATTAATATATTTCGTCGCATAAGCCAGTAATGAATTTTTACCATGTCCAGATAAATCATCTACGTCTTTCACAATGGAACCTGTGGCAACTGATTCTTGTTGGGAAACTGGTTTGATATTGATATTATCTGCTAATTTGAATGTTGTTAAATCAGAAGATACCGAACGAGCCCAACGGGTTCTTTGTTGATTAGCTTTCAATCCCTTACCAGTATCTGCTAAATAGAACAGTTCATATTTTTGACCATTTTTTAAAATAGTTTGCGTATCATTTGATAGGCCATTTTTAGATAAGCCATTTAAATGCCATTTTTGAGGTAATTGCTGTTGTTCCGTATTTTTACTATTATTTTTCAAACATATTAACCAACCAATCGAAAACAATACTATTCCCGCCATAATGATTGATAATATTTTTCTCACTCTATGTCG
This window contains:
- a CDS encoding glycoside hydrolase family 32 protein; translation: MQRHRVRKILSIIMAGIVLFSIGWLICLKNNSKNTEQQQLPQKWHLNGLSKNGLSNDTQTILKNGQKYELFYLADTGKGLKANQQRTRWARSVSSDLTTFKLADNINIKPVSQQESVATGSIVKDVDDLSGHGKNSLLAYATKYINGNQWTYMWYSTNQGENWQVANNGKPVAKPYKKRKDFRDPHVIYDFKAKQFVMTVAEADDNNLMKIGFYTSNNGTTWQYTDSFYSPRDLGTLEVPELQPIYQKNNNQRQWILFFGANGFADDFQKSTGSYYVVGQLKNGQFEAETDPERVDFGTDYYAAHNYQENNEELLGFGWMGNWGYINHVSNDIKYKGNYSAFRKMFLSSDNQLKTSQMITNDLFDTKKKTSLVKAHSKSHIKTNKAAYKISTVVNGNQKLTINARNGDSNVSFHFNNFDQKLTVHRQSDYVKDDSYTKDYSINLWGDWSEKVDFYVDQYSIEIFWPKTGQVATFAKYSNDSSDNIVFDNSDNKNSNLVVQEMK